From one Mya arenaria isolate MELC-2E11 chromosome 4, ASM2691426v1 genomic stretch:
- the LOC128229689 gene encoding alkylglycerol monooxygenase-like isoform X3, which translates to MSGVLKYPVLTGIRRMFLLVSPNETSFEKLEDVPNYVDEAVPFFISLVLLEWAVLYRQGKKPRLNDALGSLSNGLLSLLHGLLFRSTELAGFLWAYTHFNVITLPWDKPATWVLALLGVDFAYYWVHRFGHVNFIWAAHQTHHSSEEYTLTSALRQSALQKYYSWVFYLPMALFIPPSMFLVHTQFNLIYQFWVHTETIGKLGPLEWILSTPSHHRVHHGRNPYCIDKNYGGIFIIWDRMFGTFEAEREDEKVVYGLVHNINTWEPLQAQLHHLIYIMKTAWQMEGLSNKISVMLKGPGWSPGKPRLGLNSDIPQIEPNPVKYDIDVGVLRTAYIWAHYLIILLVWHPMLAKLRHEMSSVMMAGNIVYIVYSLFVFGSLYDKKWYADYAEMVRVWLFVVIWISGIPLPVSESVCWFYATCAVVWTLGVAMATVSNSDTVNKKQK; encoded by the exons ATGTCTGGAGTGTTGAAATACCCAGTTCTGACTGGAATAAGACGGATGTTTTTATTGGTGTCACCAAATGAAACCTCATTTGAAAAGTTGGAAGATGTGCCCAATTATGTTGATGAG GCAGTGCCATTTTTTATCAGTCTGGTTCTCCTGGAGTGGGCAGTTCTGTACAGACAGGGCAAGAAACCACGCCTAAATGACGCCCTTGGCTCCCTTTCCAATGGACTGCTCTCCCTTTTACATGG CTTGTTATTCCGGTCCACGGAGCTGGCAGGCTTTCTGTGGGCATACACACACTTCAACGTGATCACGCTTCCCTGGGACAAACCCGCGACGTGGGTCCTTGCTTTGCTGGGTGTCGACTTTGCATACTACTGGGTACACCGATTCGGACATG TGAATTTTATCTGGGCGGCACATCAGACGCACCACAGTTCAGAGGAATACACCCTTACTTCTGCACTCCGTCAATCAGCATTGCAGAAATATTACTCTTGG GTTTTCTACCTGCCAATGGCCCTGTTCATACCTCCATCTATGTTCCTGGTACACACACAGTTCAACCTGATATACCAGTTCTGGGTTCATACAGAG acaATCGGCAAGTTAGGTCCCCTTGAATGGATTCTGAGCACCCCCAGTCACCATCGAGTTCACCATGGCAGAAACCCTTACTGTATAGACAAAAACTATGGGGGAATCTTCATTATCTGGGACCGGATGTTTG GAACATTTGAGGCAGAGCGCGAGGATGAGAAGGTCGTGTATGGCCTCGTTCACAACATAAACACATGGGAACCCCTACAGGCACAG CTGCACCACCTAatctatattatgaaaacagCATGGCAAATGGAGGGGCTGTCAAACAAGATATCTGTGATGTTAAAGGGTCCTGGTTGGTCCCCAGGGAAGCCCAGACTGGGGCTCAACTCTGACATACCTCAG ATTGAGCCCAATCCTGTCAAGTATGATATAGATGTGGGCGTACTGAGAACAGCCTACATCTGGGCCCACTACCTTATCATTCTGCTGGTATGGCATCCGATGCTCGCCAAACTTAGACAT GAAATGTCTTCAGTAATGATGGCCGGGAATATTGTATACATCGTCTACTCGCTGTTTGTGTTTGGATCTCTGTACGACAAAAA GTGGTATGCCGACTATGCTGAGATGGTGCGTGTCTGGTTGTTTGTGGTCATCTGGATCTCTGGAATACCACTTCCTGTTTCAGAAAGCGTCTGCTGGTTCTACGCAACCTGTGCTGTCGTCTGGACACTTggggttgccatggcaacagtTTCAAATTCTGATACAGtgaataagaaacaaaaatga
- the LOC128229689 gene encoding alkylglycerol monooxygenase-like isoform X1, with product MSGVLKYPVLTGIRRMFLLVSPNETSFEKLEDVPNYVDEAVPFFISLVLLEWAVLYRQGKKPRLNDALGSLSNGLLSLLHGLLFRSTELAGFLWAYTHFNVITLPWDKPATWVLALLGVDFAYYWVHRFGHEVNFIWAAHQTHHSSEEYTLTSALRQSALQKYYSWVFYLPMALFIPPSMFLVHTQFNLIYQFWVHTETIGKLGPLEWILSTPSHHRVHHGRNPYCIDKNYGGIFIIWDRMFGTFEAEREDEKVVYGLVHNINTWEPLQAQLHHLIYIMKTAWQMEGLSNKISVMLKGPGWSPGKPRLGLNSDIPQIEPNPVKYDIDVGVLRTAYIWAHYLIILLVWHPMLAKLRHEMSSVMMAGNIVYIVYSLFVFGSLYDKKWYADYAEMVRVWLFVVIWISGIPLPVSESVCWFYATCAVVWTLGVAMATVSNSDTVNKKQK from the exons ATGTCTGGAGTGTTGAAATACCCAGTTCTGACTGGAATAAGACGGATGTTTTTATTGGTGTCACCAAATGAAACCTCATTTGAAAAGTTGGAAGATGTGCCCAATTATGTTGATGAG GCAGTGCCATTTTTTATCAGTCTGGTTCTCCTGGAGTGGGCAGTTCTGTACAGACAGGGCAAGAAACCACGCCTAAATGACGCCCTTGGCTCCCTTTCCAATGGACTGCTCTCCCTTTTACATGG CTTGTTATTCCGGTCCACGGAGCTGGCAGGCTTTCTGTGGGCATACACACACTTCAACGTGATCACGCTTCCCTGGGACAAACCCGCGACGTGGGTCCTTGCTTTGCTGGGTGTCGACTTTGCATACTACTGGGTACACCGATTCGGACATG AAGTGAATTTTATCTGGGCGGCACATCAGACGCACCACAGTTCAGAGGAATACACCCTTACTTCTGCACTCCGTCAATCAGCATTGCAGAAATATTACTCTTGG GTTTTCTACCTGCCAATGGCCCTGTTCATACCTCCATCTATGTTCCTGGTACACACACAGTTCAACCTGATATACCAGTTCTGGGTTCATACAGAG acaATCGGCAAGTTAGGTCCCCTTGAATGGATTCTGAGCACCCCCAGTCACCATCGAGTTCACCATGGCAGAAACCCTTACTGTATAGACAAAAACTATGGGGGAATCTTCATTATCTGGGACCGGATGTTTG GAACATTTGAGGCAGAGCGCGAGGATGAGAAGGTCGTGTATGGCCTCGTTCACAACATAAACACATGGGAACCCCTACAGGCACAG CTGCACCACCTAatctatattatgaaaacagCATGGCAAATGGAGGGGCTGTCAAACAAGATATCTGTGATGTTAAAGGGTCCTGGTTGGTCCCCAGGGAAGCCCAGACTGGGGCTCAACTCTGACATACCTCAG ATTGAGCCCAATCCTGTCAAGTATGATATAGATGTGGGCGTACTGAGAACAGCCTACATCTGGGCCCACTACCTTATCATTCTGCTGGTATGGCATCCGATGCTCGCCAAACTTAGACAT GAAATGTCTTCAGTAATGATGGCCGGGAATATTGTATACATCGTCTACTCGCTGTTTGTGTTTGGATCTCTGTACGACAAAAA GTGGTATGCCGACTATGCTGAGATGGTGCGTGTCTGGTTGTTTGTGGTCATCTGGATCTCTGGAATACCACTTCCTGTTTCAGAAAGCGTCTGCTGGTTCTACGCAACCTGTGCTGTCGTCTGGACACTTggggttgccatggcaacagtTTCAAATTCTGATACAGtgaataagaaacaaaaatga
- the LOC128229689 gene encoding alkylglycerol monooxygenase-like isoform X2, with amino-acid sequence MSGVLKYPVLTGIRRMFLLVSPNETSFEKLEDVPNYVDEAVPFFISLVLLEWAVLYRQGKKPRLNDALGSLSNGLLSLLHGLLFRSTELAGFLWAYTHFNVITLPWDKPATWVLALLGVDFAYYWVHRFGHEVNFMWAGHQLHHNSEDYNLTTALRQSIMHRYSNWVFYLPMALFIPPSMFLVHTQFNLIYQFWVHTETIGKLGPLEWILSTPSHHRVHHGRNPYCIDKNYGGIFIIWDRMFGTFEAEREDEKVVYGLVHNINTWEPLQAQLHHLIYIMKTAWQMEGLSNKISVMLKGPGWSPGKPRLGLNSDIPQIEPNPVKYDIDVGVLRTAYIWAHYLIILLVWHPMLAKLRHEMSSVMMAGNIVYIVYSLFVFGSLYDKKWYADYAEMVRVWLFVVIWISGIPLPVSESVCWFYATCAVVWTLGVAMATVSNSDTVNKKQK; translated from the exons ATGTCTGGAGTGTTGAAATACCCAGTTCTGACTGGAATAAGACGGATGTTTTTATTGGTGTCACCAAATGAAACCTCATTTGAAAAGTTGGAAGATGTGCCCAATTATGTTGATGAG GCAGTGCCATTTTTTATCAGTCTGGTTCTCCTGGAGTGGGCAGTTCTGTACAGACAGGGCAAGAAACCACGCCTAAATGACGCCCTTGGCTCCCTTTCCAATGGACTGCTCTCCCTTTTACATGG CTTGTTATTCCGGTCCACGGAGCTGGCAGGCTTTCTGTGGGCATACACACACTTCAACGTGATCACGCTTCCCTGGGACAAACCCGCGACGTGGGTCCTTGCTTTGCTGGGTGTCGACTTTGCATACTACTGGGTACACCGATTCGGACATG AGGTGAATTTCATGTGGGCCGGCCACCAGTTGCATCATAACTCTGAGGACTACAATTTAACCACAGCCTTACGTCAATCAATAATGCATCGATACTCTAACTGG GTTTTCTACCTGCCAATGGCCCTGTTCATACCTCCATCTATGTTCCTGGTACACACACAGTTCAACCTGATATACCAGTTCTGGGTTCATACAGAG acaATCGGCAAGTTAGGTCCCCTTGAATGGATTCTGAGCACCCCCAGTCACCATCGAGTTCACCATGGCAGAAACCCTTACTGTATAGACAAAAACTATGGGGGAATCTTCATTATCTGGGACCGGATGTTTG GAACATTTGAGGCAGAGCGCGAGGATGAGAAGGTCGTGTATGGCCTCGTTCACAACATAAACACATGGGAACCCCTACAGGCACAG CTGCACCACCTAatctatattatgaaaacagCATGGCAAATGGAGGGGCTGTCAAACAAGATATCTGTGATGTTAAAGGGTCCTGGTTGGTCCCCAGGGAAGCCCAGACTGGGGCTCAACTCTGACATACCTCAG ATTGAGCCCAATCCTGTCAAGTATGATATAGATGTGGGCGTACTGAGAACAGCCTACATCTGGGCCCACTACCTTATCATTCTGCTGGTATGGCATCCGATGCTCGCCAAACTTAGACAT GAAATGTCTTCAGTAATGATGGCCGGGAATATTGTATACATCGTCTACTCGCTGTTTGTGTTTGGATCTCTGTACGACAAAAA GTGGTATGCCGACTATGCTGAGATGGTGCGTGTCTGGTTGTTTGTGGTCATCTGGATCTCTGGAATACCACTTCCTGTTTCAGAAAGCGTCTGCTGGTTCTACGCAACCTGTGCTGTCGTCTGGACACTTggggttgccatggcaacagtTTCAAATTCTGATACAGtgaataagaaacaaaaatga